The following proteins come from a genomic window of Pseudomonas sp. MAG733B:
- a CDS encoding thiopurine S-methyltransferase has protein sequence MQPEFWHKKWASNQIGFHLPQVNPHLKRFWPALSFEEGARVLVPLCGKSLDLLWLAHQGHEVLGVELSEKAVEEFFSEHGFDPAVSEQGPFKVYRAGSIELWCGDFFELTAGDVADCSALYDRAALIALPADMRERYSAHLTRILPKESLGLLITLDYDQSQMSGPPFAVLDEEVQRLFGASWTLKILEDQDVLSESGKFLEAGVTRLEERVYRVSTR, from the coding sequence ATGCAGCCGGAGTTTTGGCACAAGAAGTGGGCGTCGAATCAGATCGGCTTTCATCTGCCGCAGGTGAACCCTCATCTGAAGCGGTTCTGGCCAGCGTTGAGCTTTGAAGAAGGCGCACGCGTGTTGGTGCCGCTATGTGGAAAAAGCCTGGATTTGCTATGGCTCGCCCATCAAGGTCATGAGGTCTTGGGAGTCGAACTGTCGGAAAAAGCCGTCGAGGAGTTTTTCAGTGAGCATGGCTTTGATCCGGCCGTCAGCGAGCAGGGGCCGTTCAAGGTTTATCGGGCAGGATCCATTGAGTTGTGGTGCGGCGATTTCTTCGAGCTGACGGCAGGCGATGTTGCCGATTGCTCCGCGCTTTATGATCGTGCAGCACTGATCGCGCTGCCGGCGGACATGCGAGAGCGCTATTCCGCCCATTTGACGCGGATACTGCCGAAGGAGTCTCTCGGACTGCTGATTACACTGGACTATGACCAGTCGCAAATGTCCGGTCCGCCGTTTGCCGTGCTCGATGAAGAAGTGCAGCGGTTGTTCGGAGCCTCTTGGACGCTGAAGATCCTGGAAGATCAGGATGTGCTGAGCGAGAGCGGGAAGTTTCTGGAGGCGGGAGTCACGCGGCTTGAGGAGCGGGTGTATCGGGTTTCCACTCGCTAA
- a CDS encoding GAF domain-containing protein: MIDLQKSGQGLDGYGMLHAQLESLLADERDFIANAAQFSAFLFNQLDDLNWAGFYLNRNEELVLGPFQGQIACVRIPFGRGVCGTAAATLQTQLVEDVHAFPGHIACDSASNSELVVPLVKDGRLIGVLDLDSPKLARFTAEDQAGIEQLAAIFLRLTDC, translated from the coding sequence ATGATCGATTTACAAAAGAGCGGCCAGGGCCTCGACGGCTACGGCATGCTGCACGCACAGCTGGAATCGCTACTGGCGGACGAGCGGGATTTCATCGCCAACGCCGCGCAGTTCTCGGCGTTCCTGTTCAACCAGCTCGATGACCTGAACTGGGCCGGTTTCTACCTCAATCGCAACGAAGAGCTGGTGCTGGGCCCGTTCCAGGGGCAGATCGCCTGTGTACGGATTCCTTTCGGTCGTGGCGTTTGCGGTACGGCGGCGGCAACCTTGCAGACTCAACTGGTCGAAGACGTACACGCGTTTCCCGGGCACATCGCCTGCGACAGCGCGTCGAACAGCGAACTGGTCGTGCCGCTGGTCAAGGACGGTCGCCTGATCGGTGTGCTGGACCTCGACAGCCCGAAACTGGCGCGTTTCACCGCCGAGGATCAGGCCGGTATCGAGCAACTGGCAGCGATTTTCCTGCGCCTGACCGATTGCTGA
- a CDS encoding ATP-binding protein: MDSRLNAFLERADAVLARIEPLLPTPRQSIDWTNCLAARWQREGRSGFLLPLEVSLDMRLSDLIGVDRQVEQLGRNTQQFLDGMPANHALLWGSRGTGKSSLVRALLAEHAKAGLRLIEIERDHLADLPRVVEQVAKLPQRFVLFCDDLSFESGEGDYRVLKSVLDGSLEQAPDNVLLYATSNRRHLVPEKESDNENWKRVDGELHPSEAVEDKIALSDRFGLWLSFYPFTQEHFLNVVEHWIGQLADKAGLKWQRSEELDILAVRWATGRGNRNGRCAYQFARYWVGLKLLEHKA, translated from the coding sequence GTGGATTCCCGATTGAATGCTTTTCTTGAACGCGCCGATGCCGTTCTGGCCCGTATCGAACCGCTGCTGCCCACCCCTCGGCAATCCATCGACTGGACAAATTGCCTGGCCGCGCGCTGGCAGCGCGAGGGTCGCAGCGGTTTTCTGCTGCCGCTGGAAGTCAGCCTCGACATGCGCCTGTCCGACCTGATTGGCGTCGACCGCCAAGTGGAACAACTGGGGCGCAATACCCAACAGTTCCTCGATGGCATGCCGGCCAACCATGCCTTGCTCTGGGGCTCGCGCGGCACCGGTAAATCGTCGCTGGTCCGCGCCTTGCTGGCCGAGCACGCCAAGGCCGGTTTGCGCCTGATCGAGATCGAGCGCGATCACCTGGCGGACTTGCCACGGGTGGTCGAACAAGTCGCCAAACTGCCGCAGCGTTTCGTGCTGTTCTGCGATGACCTGTCGTTCGAGTCGGGCGAGGGCGATTATCGCGTACTCAAAAGTGTACTCGACGGCTCCCTCGAACAGGCGCCGGACAATGTGTTGCTGTACGCCACCTCCAACCGTCGCCACCTGGTGCCGGAGAAGGAAAGCGATAACGAAAACTGGAAACGGGTCGACGGCGAATTGCACCCCAGCGAGGCGGTGGAAGACAAAATCGCCCTGTCAGATCGCTTCGGCCTGTGGCTGTCATTCTATCCGTTTACCCAGGAACACTTTCTCAACGTCGTCGAACACTGGATCGGCCAACTGGCCGACAAGGCCGGCCTCAAGTGGCAACGCAGCGAAGAGCTGGACATCCTCGCGGTGCGCTGGGCTACGGGGCGCGGCAATCGCAATGGACGTTGCGCGTATCAATTTGCCCGCTATTGGGTCGGGCTGAAACTGTTGGAGCACAAGGCATGA
- the msrB gene encoding peptide-methionine (R)-S-oxide reductase MsrB has product MEKLEKTLEEWKAMLDPEQYNVCRLKGTERPFSGKYNATKTDGVYHCICCNEPLFDSKTKFDSGCGWPSFYAPIGDSAMTEIRDVSHGMIRTEVVCAKCDAHLGHVFPDGPPPTGLRYCINSVCLDLVPRE; this is encoded by the coding sequence ATGGAAAAGTTGGAAAAAACCCTGGAAGAATGGAAGGCGATGCTCGATCCAGAGCAGTACAACGTGTGCCGCCTCAAAGGCACCGAACGACCGTTCTCCGGCAAATACAACGCCACCAAGACCGATGGCGTTTACCACTGCATCTGCTGTAACGAACCGCTGTTCGACTCGAAGACCAAGTTCGATTCCGGCTGCGGCTGGCCGAGTTTCTACGCGCCGATCGGCGACAGCGCCATGACCGAGATCCGCGATGTCAGCCACGGCATGATCCGCACGGAAGTGGTCTGCGCCAAATGCGACGCGCACTTGGGGCACGTGTTCCCGGACGGCCCGCCACCCACCGGTCTGCGTTACTGCATCAATTCTGTGTGCCTGGACCTGGTGCCTCGCGAGTAA
- a CDS encoding glutathione peroxidase, which yields MSDNLLSIPCTTIKGEQKTLADFAGKAVLVVNTASKCGFTPQYKGLEELWQTYKDQGLVVLGFPCNQFGKQEPGNEGAISEFCELNYGVSFPLFKKIEVNGTGAHPLFVQLKKRAPGLLGSQGIKWNFTKFLIGKDGQLVKRFAPATKPQDLSSEIEALLK from the coding sequence GTGAGCGACAATCTGCTGAGCATCCCGTGCACCACCATCAAGGGCGAGCAAAAGACCTTGGCCGATTTCGCCGGTAAAGCCGTGTTGGTGGTCAACACCGCCAGCAAATGCGGTTTCACCCCGCAGTACAAAGGCCTCGAAGAACTGTGGCAGACCTACAAGGATCAAGGCCTGGTGGTGCTGGGCTTTCCGTGCAACCAGTTTGGCAAGCAGGAGCCGGGCAACGAAGGGGCGATCAGCGAGTTCTGCGAGCTGAACTACGGCGTCAGTTTCCCGCTGTTCAAAAAGATCGAAGTCAACGGAACGGGCGCTCATCCGCTGTTCGTGCAGCTGAAAAAACGCGCGCCCGGCTTGCTCGGTTCCCAAGGCATCAAGTGGAATTTCACCAAGTTCCTGATCGGCAAGGACGGCCAGTTGGTCAAGCGTTTTGCTCCGGCGACCAAGCCGCAGGACTTGAGCAGCGAGATCGAAGCCCTGCTCAAATGA
- a CDS encoding pyridoxal phosphate-dependent aminotransferase, with protein MQVSKSNKLANVCYDIRGPVLKHAKRLEEEGHRILKLNIGNPAPFGFEAPDEILQDVIRNLPTAQGYSDSKGLFSARKAVMQYYQQKQVEGVGIEDIYLGNGVSELIVMSMQALLNNGDEVLVPAPDYPLWTAAVSLSGGNPVHYLCDEQANWWPDLADIKAKITPNTKALVIINPNNPTGAVYSKEVLLGMLELARQHNLVVFSDEIYDKILYDDAVHICTASLAPDLLCLTFNGLSKSYRVAGFRSGWIAISGPKHHAQSYIEGIDMLANMRLCANVPSQHAIQTALGGYQSINDLVLPQGRLLEQRNRTWELLNDIPGVSCVKPMGALYAFPRIDPKVCPIHNDEKFVLDLLLSEKLLVVQGTAFNWPWPDHFRVVTLPRVDDLDMAIGRIGNFLKSYRQ; from the coding sequence ATGCAGGTCAGCAAATCGAACAAGCTCGCCAACGTCTGCTACGACATTCGCGGCCCAGTGCTCAAGCACGCCAAACGCCTGGAAGAGGAAGGCCATCGCATCCTCAAGCTGAACATCGGCAACCCGGCGCCCTTTGGTTTCGAAGCGCCGGATGAAATCCTCCAGGACGTGATCCGAAACCTGCCGACCGCCCAGGGCTACAGTGACTCCAAAGGCCTGTTCAGCGCGCGCAAGGCCGTGATGCAGTACTACCAGCAAAAGCAGGTGGAAGGCGTCGGCATTGAAGACATCTACCTGGGCAACGGCGTTTCCGAGCTGATCGTGATGTCGATGCAGGCCCTGCTCAACAACGGCGACGAAGTGCTGGTGCCGGCTCCGGACTACCCGCTGTGGACTGCTGCGGTGAGCCTGTCCGGTGGTAATCCGGTGCACTACCTGTGCGACGAGCAAGCCAACTGGTGGCCGGACCTGGCCGACATCAAGGCCAAGATCACTCCGAACACCAAGGCGCTGGTGATCATCAACCCGAACAACCCGACCGGCGCGGTTTACTCCAAAGAAGTGCTGCTGGGCATGCTGGAACTGGCCCGCCAGCACAATCTGGTGGTGTTCTCCGACGAGATCTACGACAAGATCCTCTACGACGATGCCGTGCACATCTGCACCGCGTCCCTGGCGCCGGACCTGCTGTGCCTGACCTTCAACGGCCTGTCCAAGTCCTATCGCGTGGCCGGTTTCCGCTCCGGATGGATCGCCATCTCTGGCCCGAAACACCACGCGCAGAGCTACATCGAAGGCATCGACATGCTGGCCAACATGCGCCTGTGCGCCAACGTGCCGAGCCAGCACGCGATCCAGACCGCATTGGGTGGCTACCAGAGCATCAACGACCTGGTGCTGCCGCAGGGCCGTCTGCTGGAACAGCGCAACCGTACCTGGGAACTGCTCAACGACATTCCGGGCGTGAGCTGCGTCAAGCCGATGGGCGCGCTGTACGCATTCCCGCGCATCGACCCGAAAGTCTGCCCGATCCACAACGACGAGAAATTCGTCCTTGACCTGCTGCTGTCCGAGAAGCTGCTGGTGGTGCAAGGCACGGCCTTCAACTGGCCATGGCCGGACCACTTCCGCGTAGTGACCCTGCCGCGCGTCGATGACCTCGACATGGCCATCGGCCGCATCGGCAACTTCCTCAAGTCCTATCGCCAGTAA
- a CDS encoding response regulator, which translates to MDIKFTNRLSYKQAKLTVLVGFILGTLLSLLQIGIDYVSEDASINREIVSLLEISHNPASRIAYNIDAELAQELTLGLLRSPAIIGARLTDNNGNVLANVKRPGLQSGYRVLSDLLFGADRQFEDRLYLDHLPNESLGTLRLDVDTYSFGYRFLRRAEVTLLNGFARSLILTGLLLALFYVMLTKPLVRVIRELSGRDSRSIEPTTLECPAGHANDEIGVLVKVANQQFENVATEIQQRRNAENRLTDYLSQLENIVSARTAELKAINARLSQSNQELEVARSTALDMAEARSVFLANMSHEIRTPLNGLLGMIALSLDGPLNAEQQQQLSIAHDSGKVLVELLNDILDLSKFDAGQLELEHIPFDLGSLIEDTANLLSQNAAPSVELTCLIDPQFPALVLGDPTRVRQIVSNLLSNALKFTRFGRVDVRLSTSGDGVRIEVCDTGIGIPQDAQVKIFQPFTQAGAGITRQFGGTGLGLALTYNLCEAMQGRLTISSEAGFGSQFCAELPLPRHTRAQVPPALQGKVLAITAASSGLAELLGSVLPGWGLDYQQRSIDDPLIGLNPNVLITDCPECLFNLRPTITAPILLVTAYGSFMPSEQANALAPLQQQARPLARNALHQNLRRVLQPAIATINDAPVDAQTPQRRARVLLVEDNPVNQLVAKGMLGKLGCEVIVAAHGVEALDQLESSEFDLVLMDCNMPVMDGYEASRQIRRSGRWPQLPIVALTANAMSEERERCRAAGMSDYLAKPFRREELAALLDVWLPATTAP; encoded by the coding sequence ATGGATATCAAGTTCACCAACCGGCTGTCTTACAAGCAAGCCAAGCTTACCGTGCTGGTGGGTTTCATTCTGGGCACGCTGCTCAGCCTGCTGCAAATAGGCATCGATTATGTCAGCGAAGACGCCTCCATCAACCGTGAAATTGTGTCTTTGCTGGAAATCAGTCACAACCCGGCCTCTCGTATCGCCTACAACATCGATGCCGAACTCGCTCAGGAACTGACCCTGGGCCTGTTGCGTTCACCGGCGATCATCGGCGCACGACTGACCGACAACAACGGCAACGTGCTGGCCAACGTCAAGCGCCCCGGCCTGCAAAGCGGTTATCGCGTGCTCAGCGACTTGTTGTTCGGTGCCGACCGCCAGTTCGAAGACCGCCTCTATCTGGACCACTTGCCGAACGAATCCCTCGGCACGCTGCGACTGGACGTCGACACTTACTCATTCGGTTACCGTTTTCTGCGTCGCGCCGAAGTCACCTTGCTCAACGGCTTCGCCCGCAGCCTGATCCTGACCGGCCTTCTGCTGGCATTGTTCTATGTGATGCTGACCAAACCGCTGGTGCGGGTAATCCGCGAACTCAGCGGTCGCGACTCGCGCAGCATCGAACCCACTACGCTGGAATGTCCGGCCGGACACGCCAACGATGAAATCGGCGTGCTGGTGAAAGTCGCCAATCAGCAATTCGAAAACGTCGCCACGGAAATCCAGCAGCGCCGCAATGCGGAAAACCGCCTGACCGACTACCTCAGCCAACTGGAAAACATCGTTTCGGCGCGCACCGCCGAACTCAAGGCAATCAACGCTCGCCTCAGCCAATCCAATCAGGAACTGGAAGTCGCCCGCAGCACCGCCCTTGACATGGCCGAAGCGCGCTCGGTGTTCCTGGCCAACATGAGCCACGAAATTCGGACACCGCTCAATGGCCTGCTGGGGATGATCGCGTTGTCGCTGGACGGTCCGCTGAATGCCGAACAACAGCAACAACTGTCCATCGCCCATGACTCGGGCAAGGTGCTGGTGGAATTGCTCAACGATATTCTCGATCTGTCGAAGTTCGATGCCGGTCAGCTCGAACTCGAACACATCCCGTTCGACCTCGGCTCACTGATCGAAGACACCGCCAACCTGCTGTCGCAGAACGCGGCGCCGAGTGTCGAACTGACCTGTCTCATCGACCCGCAGTTTCCGGCGCTGGTGCTCGGTGATCCGACCCGGGTCCGGCAGATTGTCAGCAACTTGCTATCCAACGCGCTAAAGTTCACCCGTTTCGGGCGGGTCGATGTGCGCCTGTCGACATCCGGCGACGGCGTCAGAATCGAAGTCTGCGACACGGGCATCGGCATTCCCCAGGACGCTCAGGTCAAGATCTTCCAGCCCTTCACCCAGGCCGGTGCCGGGATTACCCGGCAATTCGGCGGTACCGGGTTGGGCCTGGCCCTGACCTACAACCTCTGCGAAGCGATGCAAGGACGCCTGACCATCAGTTCGGAAGCGGGTTTCGGCAGCCAGTTCTGCGCGGAACTGCCGCTGCCCCGCCACACCCGAGCCCAGGTTCCGCCTGCGTTGCAAGGCAAGGTCCTCGCCATCACCGCCGCCAGCAGTGGCCTGGCGGAACTGCTGGGCAGCGTGTTGCCCGGTTGGGGGCTGGACTACCAGCAACGCTCGATCGACGATCCATTGATCGGTTTGAACCCCAATGTGCTGATCACCGATTGCCCCGAATGCCTGTTCAACCTACGCCCCACCATTACTGCGCCGATTTTGCTGGTGACCGCTTACGGCAGTTTCATGCCCAGCGAACAAGCCAACGCCCTCGCCCCTTTGCAACAACAGGCCCGCCCGTTGGCACGCAATGCGCTACATCAGAATCTACGACGTGTCCTGCAACCGGCAATCGCCACCATCAACGACGCCCCTGTCGATGCCCAAACCCCACAACGGCGTGCACGGGTGTTGCTCGTCGAGGACAACCCGGTCAATCAACTGGTAGCCAAGGGCATGCTGGGCAAACTCGGTTGCGAGGTGATTGTCGCCGCTCATGGGGTCGAGGCACTGGATCAGCTCGAAAGCAGCGAATTCGATCTGGTGTTGATGGACTGCAACATGCCGGTGATGGATGGCTATGAAGCCAGTCGGCAAATTCGCCGCAGCGGGCGCTGGCCGCAATTGCCCATCGTCGCGCTGACCGCCAACGCCATGTCGGAAGAGCGCGAACGCTGTCGTGCGGCGGGCATGAGCGACTATCTGGCCAAACCCTTCCGCCGGGAAGAACTGGCCGCGTTGCTGGATGTGTGGTTACCCGCTACGACAGCGCCTTGA
- a CDS encoding class III extradiol ring-cleavage dioxygenase, which translates to MFPSLYISHGSPMLALEPGASGPALARLAAEMPKPKAIVIVSAHWESNELLVSGNPQPDTWHDFGGFPKALFEVQYPAPGNPQLAAEVVELLKASNLPARMDPQRPFDHGVWVPLSLMYPQADIPVVQVSLPTRGGPALQTRVGHALASLREHGVLLIGSGSITHNLRELDWHAGPESVEPWAQAFRDWMIEKLAANDEAALHDYRQQAPNAVRNHPSDEHLLPLYFARSAGGDFSVAHKGFTMGALGMDIYRFG; encoded by the coding sequence ATGTTCCCCAGCCTGTACATATCCCATGGCTCCCCGATGCTTGCACTGGAACCTGGGGCCAGTGGGCCAGCCCTCGCACGCTTGGCGGCTGAAATGCCTAAGCCCAAAGCTATCGTGATTGTTTCTGCACATTGGGAAAGCAACGAGCTGCTGGTGAGCGGCAATCCGCAACCTGACACCTGGCACGATTTCGGCGGTTTTCCCAAAGCCCTGTTCGAGGTGCAATACCCGGCGCCTGGCAATCCCCAGCTGGCCGCTGAAGTGGTTGAGCTGTTGAAGGCCAGTAACCTTCCTGCCCGTATGGACCCTCAGCGCCCCTTTGACCATGGCGTCTGGGTGCCTTTGTCGTTGATGTACCCGCAGGCAGACATTCCGGTCGTTCAGGTTTCACTGCCAACCCGTGGCGGCCCTGCCCTGCAAACCCGCGTCGGTCATGCCTTGGCCAGCCTGCGCGAACACGGCGTGCTGCTGATCGGCTCCGGCAGCATCACCCACAACCTGCGGGAACTGGACTGGCATGCCGGCCCAGAAAGCGTCGAACCTTGGGCGCAGGCGTTCCGCGACTGGATGATCGAGAAGCTGGCGGCGAACGACGAAGCAGCCCTGCACGATTATCGCCAACAAGCACCGAACGCCGTGCGCAACCACCCCAGCGATGAGCATTTGTTGCCGCTGTACTTTGCCCGCAGTGCCGGAGGCGATTTCAGCGTTGCCCACAAAGGGTTCACCATGGGTGCACTGGGCATGGATATCTATCGCTTCGGCTGA
- a CDS encoding MarR family transcriptional regulator, whose product MNSLSVDSLNLDSQLCFKLYAASRAVIRAYKPMLDQLGLTYPQYLAMLVLWEWQASAPEQPTVKALGERLALDSGTLTPLLKRLEQLQLVQRQRSARDEREVHLSLSPSGLALRDRVGPLKARLLCDSGVDLDRLNELRDGLDHLLGQIKALS is encoded by the coding sequence ATGAACAGTTTGTCCGTCGACTCGCTGAACCTCGACAGTCAGCTCTGCTTCAAGCTGTACGCTGCTTCCCGGGCGGTGATCCGGGCCTACAAGCCGATGCTCGATCAACTGGGCCTGACGTACCCGCAATACCTGGCGATGCTGGTGTTGTGGGAGTGGCAGGCATCAGCGCCGGAGCAACCGACCGTCAAGGCGCTGGGCGAACGTCTGGCGCTGGATTCCGGCACGCTGACGCCGTTGCTCAAACGCCTTGAGCAACTGCAACTGGTTCAGCGTCAGCGTTCGGCACGGGATGAGCGCGAGGTGCACTTGAGCCTGTCGCCCAGCGGCTTGGCGTTGCGCGATCGAGTCGGGCCGTTGAAGGCCCGGTTGCTGTGCGACAGCGGCGTGGATCTGGATCGATTGAATGAACTGCGCGACGGCCTGGATCACCTGTTGGGGCAAATCAAGGCGCTGTCGTAG
- a CDS encoding DEAD/DEAH box helicase encodes MTQETGGFAAFNLNPNILAAVIATGYEEPSAIQQQSIPIIMAGHDMIGQAQTGTGKTAAFALPILHRIDPAKREPQALILAPTRELALQVATAFETYAKQMPGVTVVAVYGGAPMGPQLKAIRNGAQIVVATPGRLCDHLRRDEKVLATVNHLVLDEADEMLKLGFMDDLEVIFKALPATRQTVLFSATLPQSIRAIAERHLRDPQHVKIQTKTQTVTAIEQAHLLVHADQKTSAVLSLLEVEDFDALIMFVRTKQATLDLASALEAKGYKAAALNGDIAQNQRERVIDSLKDGRLDIVVATDVAARGLDVPRITHVFNVDMPYDPESYVHRIGRTGRAGREGRALLLVTPRERRMLQVIERVTGQKVAEVRLPDAQAVLDARIKKLTNSLSPLVADAESTHGDLLDRLTADIGCSPRALAAALLRKATNGQALNLAAIEKERPLVPNNAPRGDRPERSGDRPERGDRERRAPMPLGEGRARCRTALGARDGIAAKNLLGAILNEGGLAREAIGRIQVRDSFSLVELPEDGLEKLLTKLKDTRVAGKQLKLRRYRED; translated from the coding sequence ATGACCCAGGAAACCGGCGGCTTCGCCGCTTTTAATCTCAATCCGAATATTCTTGCAGCCGTCATCGCGACTGGCTACGAAGAGCCATCGGCTATTCAGCAGCAATCGATCCCGATCATCATGGCCGGTCACGACATGATTGGTCAGGCGCAAACCGGTACGGGTAAAACCGCTGCGTTCGCCCTGCCGATCCTGCATCGCATCGATCCTGCAAAGCGCGAGCCGCAAGCCCTGATCCTGGCCCCAACTCGTGAGTTGGCGCTACAAGTTGCAACCGCTTTCGAAACCTACGCCAAGCAAATGCCGGGCGTAACTGTTGTGGCTGTCTACGGCGGCGCGCCGATGGGCCCACAGCTGAAAGCAATCCGTAATGGCGCACAGATCGTTGTCGCCACTCCGGGCCGTCTGTGCGACCACCTGCGTCGTGACGAAAAAGTACTGGCGACCGTGAACCACCTGGTTCTCGACGAAGCCGACGAAATGCTCAAACTGGGCTTCATGGACGACCTGGAAGTTATCTTCAAGGCTCTGCCTGCAACCCGTCAGACCGTATTGTTCTCGGCCACCTTGCCGCAGTCGATCCGTGCCATTGCCGAACGCCATCTGCGCGATCCGCAACACGTGAAGATCCAGACCAAGACCCAGACCGTTACCGCGATCGAACAGGCTCACCTGTTGGTTCACGCTGACCAGAAGACTTCGGCCGTTCTCAGCTTGCTGGAAGTGGAAGATTTCGACGCGCTGATCATGTTCGTGCGTACCAAGCAAGCGACCCTGGACCTGGCCAGTGCCCTGGAAGCCAAAGGCTACAAAGCCGCTGCGCTGAACGGTGACATCGCCCAGAACCAGCGTGAGCGCGTGATCGACTCCCTCAAGGATGGCCGTCTGGACATCGTTGTGGCGACCGACGTTGCTGCTCGTGGTCTGGACGTTCCGCGCATCACTCACGTGTTCAACGTTGACATGCCGTACGACCCAGAATCCTACGTTCACCGTATCGGCCGTACCGGCCGTGCCGGTCGCGAAGGTCGTGCACTGCTGCTGGTGACTCCACGTGAGCGCCGCATGCTGCAAGTGATCGAGCGTGTAACCGGTCAGAAGGTTGCTGAAGTTCGCCTGCCGGACGCTCAAGCCGTTCTGGATGCGCGCATCAAGAAACTGACCAACAGCCTGTCGCCGCTGGTGGCTGATGCTGAATCGACCCACGGTGATCTGCTCGATCGCCTGACCGCCGACATCGGTTGCAGCCCGCGTGCCCTGGCCGCAGCCCTGCTGCGCAAGGCAACCAACGGTCAAGCGCTGAACCTGGCCGCTATCGAGAAAGAGCGTCCACTGGTGCCGAACAACGCACCGCGTGGCGATCGTCCAGAGCGTTCCGGTGATCGTCCTGAGCGTGGTGACCGCGAGCGTCGCGCACCAATGCCGCTGGGCGAAGGTCGTGCTCGTTGCCGTACCGCGCTGGGTGCGCGTGACGGTATCGCTGCCAAGAACCTGCTGGGCGCCATCCTCAACGAAGGTGGTCTGGCTCGCGAAGCAATCGGTCGCATCCAGGTGCGTGATAGCTTCAGCCTCGTCGAGCTGCCGGAAGATGGTCTTGAGAAGTTGCTGACCAAGCTGAAGGACACTCGCGTTGCCGGTAAGCAGTTGAAGCTGCGTCGCTACCGCGAAGATTGA
- the htpX gene encoding protease HtpX, producing MMRILLFLATNLAVVLIASITLSLFGFNGFMAANGVDLNLNQLLIFCAVFGFAGSLFSLFISKWMAKMSTSTQIITQPRTRHEQWLLQTVEQLSREAGIKMPEVGIFPAYEANAFATGWNKNDALVAVSQGLLERFSPDEVKAVLAHEIGHVANGDMVTLALIQGVVNTFVMFFARIIGNFVDKVIFKNEEGQGIAYYVATIVAELVLGILASAIVMWFSRKREFRADEAGANLAGTAAMIGALQRLRAEQGLPVHMPDTLNAFGINGGIKQGFARMFMSHPPLEERIDALARRRG from the coding sequence ATGATGCGCATCCTGCTGTTTTTGGCCACTAACCTGGCGGTCGTGCTGATTGCCAGCATCACCCTGAGCCTTTTCGGCTTCAACGGGTTCATGGCGGCCAATGGGGTTGACCTCAATCTCAATCAGCTGCTGATTTTCTGTGCGGTCTTTGGTTTCGCCGGTTCCCTGTTTTCGCTGTTCATCTCCAAGTGGATGGCGAAGATGAGCACCAGCACCCAGATCATCACCCAGCCACGCACTCGTCACGAGCAATGGCTGCTGCAAACCGTCGAGCAACTGTCCCGCGAAGCCGGGATCAAGATGCCCGAAGTCGGGATTTTCCCGGCCTACGAAGCGAACGCCTTCGCCACCGGCTGGAACAAGAACGACGCGTTGGTCGCGGTCAGCCAGGGCTTGCTCGAACGCTTCTCGCCGGATGAAGTGAAAGCCGTTCTGGCCCACGAAATCGGCCACGTGGCCAACGGCGACATGGTGACCCTGGCGTTGATCCAGGGCGTGGTGAACACCTTCGTGATGTTCTTCGCCCGGATCATCGGCAACTTTGTCGACAAGGTGATCTTCAAGAACGAAGAAGGCCAGGGCATCGCCTACTACGTTGCGACCATCGTCGCCGAACTGGTCCTGGGTATCCTGGCCAGCGCCATCGTGATGTGGTTCTCGCGCAAACGCGAATTCCGCGCTGACGAGGCCGGTGCAAACCTGGCCGGTACCGCCGCGATGATTGGCGCCCTGCAACGCCTGCGTGCGGAACAAGGCCTGCCGGTGCACATGCCCGACACCTTGAACGCCTTCGGCATCAACGGTGGCATCAAACAAGGGTTCGCCCGCATGTTCATGAGCCACCCGCCGCTGGAAGAGCGTATCGACGCTCTGGCTCGTCGTCGGGGCTAA